In Fulvia fulva chromosome 8, complete sequence, the DNA window GCATTGAACGGCTGCGTACAGGCAGTCACCACTCGCTGTCTTGCTGTGCAGCAGGGTGTCGTGTGCCGCCGTCTCCTCACTGCTCTGTATAGCTTCGCTCCTTCTTTCACAGCCATTGTCTGGCACTGCGTCGACAACCACACAATCGCTCGGAGCAGGCTTCTGCCTCGCGGCTTCACGCTCCAAACGATGAAGTTCGGACAGAACCTCCCCCGCAACCAAGTCCCCGAATGGGCATCACAGTACATCGACTACAAGGCGCTGAAAAAGCTCATCAAGGCCGCGAGGAAGGAGTCGGAACAGCATGGCGTGGAGGAGCCAGACTTGGCCGGTACGATCATGATTGCCTCACACCAATCTATCACCCAGGTGAGCGAGCCCATTGGGCACGGTCGGTAACCTAACGAAATCTCCTCACAGAGTTCTTCTACACTCTTGACCGCCAGCTCGAAGACATTGACACCTTTTACAACCGCAAGTATGCCGAGTTCTCCCGCCGCCTGCGACTCCTCTTCGATCGATATGGCATGGCCTCGAAGCTCAAGGACGGCATGGACCGCGATGATATGGACGATCTCATGGGCGCGCTGCTCGAATTGAGGGGACAGTACAGGAACTTGCAGTGGTATGGCGAGGTAAACAGGAGGGGCTTTGTCAAGATCACGAAGAAGCTGGATAAGAAGATTGCGAGCTCGACGACGCAGAGTCGATACCTGGCGACCAAGGTGGATCCGAAGGCTTTTGCGACGAATAACAAGTTGACGCTGGACATGAGGGCGATTAATGACTGGCTCTCGCAGCTAGGTGAGGTGAAAGTTGTCGACGATGCGAGCTCGGTACATTCGGGCAGCTCGAGTGGATCCATACATCGAATGGGATCGAGGACGACGCTGAAGATCCCGACTGCTGCGTTGGAGGCCATGGAGTCTGCCGTGAAGGAGGAGGATACTACACGCCTTTTCTTGTTGGTCTCGAAGAATGCACCGGAGGTTGGTGCGCAGAAGGCTTTGCTGTTGGATCTACTCCAGCGAGCTATTGCATTCAAGGCTTTCAATAGCATTGAGGCCATCTTGCGCGAAGTGCCGAGCATTGATCCGGACAACGACCTGAACAAGCGGAATTGCTTGCACAAGCTGATCATCTCCATCGGACGTGTCAGGGCATCGAAAGACGCAGGAGGGTTCCAGGAAATCTCAAAGGCGACAGCTTTCATCAACGCTGCTCAACCACCAGTGCGAGCGCCGGGAGCATTCAAGGTCGAAGAACGAGATCCGGAAAACGACCTGAGTAGGGATGTGGAAGCTGAACGGTTGCTCGCCTTCGTCCTCGATCATCTCAAAGAAGAGCACCACCAGTCTGCGCTCAGCAAAGACGTCTACGGCCGCATGCCACTGCACTATGCCGCGCAGTATGGACTCGTGTTCGCAAGCCAGATGGTCATGAAGCACCTGCAGCAGTGGAACCTCTTCGATGTGTCTGAGGGCATCGACGCGCCACAGTGGCAAGATCTAGACGGGTTCGCGCCGCTCCATCTGGCTGTCATTGCTGGTCACTATCGGAGTTGCAAGGCCCTTTTGCTGGTCGATGACTGGCATAAGTTCACAGACCATCGCCTTACTAGCAAGCATGTGGAGAAGAGTGGTATGTCTCTGGAGCTGGCGACCAAGTCGAACTTTCACAAGATTGTTGGCCTTTTGGTCGATGCGGGCGTCGATGTGAACTTCCGCGATGATCTGGGTGAGACAGCGTTGCATGTGGCCGCCAGATTCGGACATGAGGAATGTGCCAGGGCACTACTTGCAGCCACTTCGGGCGACAACCGCATCAATCTGGAGATCGCCGAAAAGGAGTATGGATGGACACCATTGTTCATTGCATCGGTTAATGGCCACTTGTCGATAGCGAAGCTTTTGGTCGATGCTGGTGCGCAAGTCAACAAGCTTGACTCCTCGCTCTGGACGCCTCAGGAACACGCTGCGCTACGTGGACACATTGAGCTTGCGAAGTACATTGCATCATTAACACCGCCCCCAAGTCTACATGCTAGCCCAGAACTTGCAGCACAAGCGAAGTTGTCATCCTCCCCACCAGCTGCATCTTCGTTGGAGGACAGGCGCTCACATGGTGTGCCAAAGGAGGAGCTCAGAGCACGTGTGCCAGAGCCAGTCAAGTCCTTCGGACATCGATACCTCACAGAGGAGACAATGGTGCTCGTCAGTCTGGGCACATTGGGCGAGCATAAAGACTTGCAGCCTATCAATCTGGAGAACATTGCGATTAACGATGCGCACGCGACACAGCTTGATACTGCCTTGTCGTTGGTGGTGACTGCTCATGGGGCAAGCGGAGAGCCCACTGTGATCGATTTGCCCATTCAAGAGGATATCAGCACTTCGCCGATCACATTCATGACCAAGGACCCTTCCAAGGTCAAGTTGCTGTTCGACCTCGTCCCAACATACTCCGGCGCGACCGACAAGCGCATCGCTCGTGCTGTGGCATTGCTTTCGAGTATCAAGCCTGGCGTTGGTAACAAGCGATCGACCCTACAGACTGACATGAGCGTGCCTCTACTTGCTGGTCCTGACTTTGATGTCATCGGATCCATCAACTTTAACTTCCTCATCATTACACCCTTCAAGCACCCCAACATCAGTATCGATGAGCAAAAGACGTACTGGACGAAGTCTTCGACCAAGGTCATCGGCCATCGTGGTCTAGGCAAAAACATGGCGACCAAGACATCGCTCCAGCTAGGCGAGAACACGATCCAGTCCTTCATCACCGCAGCCAATCTGGGTGCATCGTACGTCGAGTTCGATGTCCAGATGACAAAAGACCATGTTCCGGTCATCTACCACGACTTCCTCGTTAGCGAGACAGGCGCAGACGTCCCCGTCCACACCTTGACCCTCGAGCAATTCCTCGCCCTCAGCGACACACCCAAGCCAACCCGACCCTCATCCCCCGCCGAGACCAACGGCAAGTCTCGTAGCAGAGACAACCGCGAGCCTCCCGGCCGGATCCAACGCTCCTACTCCGTCGGCGCACCCCTCGACGCCCGTGGCAGCGAACGCATGAAGAATACCCGCGACTTCAAGACGAAAGGCTACAAAGGCAACATGCGCGGCGAATTCATCCAGCAGCCTTTCACGACCCTCGAGGAAATGTTCACAACCATACCGGAAGACGTCGGCTTCAATATCGAGATGAAGTATCCCATGCTCTTTGAGACGGTGCAAGAGGA includes these proteins:
- a CDS encoding Glycerophosphocholine phosphodiesterase GDE1; its protein translation is MKFGQNLPRNQVPEWASQYIDYKALKKLIKAARKESEQHGVEEPDLAEFFYTLDRQLEDIDTFYNRKYAEFSRRLRLLFDRYGMASKLKDGMDRDDMDDLMGALLELRGQYRNLQWYGEVNRRGFVKITKKLDKKIASSTTQSRYLATKVDPKAFATNNKLTLDMRAINDWLSQLGEVKVVDDASSVHSGSSSGSIHRMGSRTTLKIPTAALEAMESAVKEEDTTRLFLLVSKNAPEVGAQKALLLDLLQRAIAFKAFNSIEAILREVPSIDPDNDLNKRNCLHKLIISIGRVRASKDAGGFQEISKATAFINAAQPPVRAPGAFKVEERDPENDLSRDVEAERLLAFVLDHLKEEHHQSALSKDVYGRMPLHYAAQYGLVFASQMVMKHLQQWNLFDVSEGIDAPQWQDLDGFAPLHLAVIAGHYRSCKALLLVDDWHKFTDHRLTSKHVEKSGMSLELATKSNFHKIVGLLVDAGVDVNFRDDLGETALHVAARFGHEECARALLAATSGDNRINLEIAEKEYGWTPLFIASVNGHLSIAKLLVDAGAQVNKLDSSLWTPQEHAALRGHIELAKYIASLTPPPSLHASPELAAQAKLSSSPPAASSLEDRRSHGVPKEELRARVPEPVKSFGHRYLTEETMVLVSLGTLGEHKDLQPINLENIAINDAHATQLDTALSLVVTAHGASGEPTVIDLPIQEDISTSPITFMTKDPSKVKLLFDLVPTYSGATDKRIARAVALLSSIKPGVGNKRSTLQTDMSVPLLAGPDFDVIGSINFNFLIITPFKHPNISIDEQKTYWTKSSTKVIGHRGLGKNMATKTSLQLGENTIQSFITAANLGASYVEFDVQMTKDHVPVIYHDFLVSETGADVPVHTLTLEQFLALSDTPKPTRPSSPAETNGKSRSRDNREPPGRIQRSYSVGAPLDARGSERMKNTRDFKTKGYKGNMRGEFIQQPFTTLEEMFTTIPEDVGFNIEMKYPMLFETVQEEMDTYAVELNTFVDTVLQLVYNRRKGRNIVFSSFHPDICLLLTFKQPSIPVLFLTDAGVSPVGDIRAGSLQEAIRFASRWSLLGIVSAAEPFVLCPRLINVVQSSGLVCVSYGTLNNDPHNSNLQAQAGIDAVIVDSVARVRKGLTDADAERNGSSETKLLETRPAGAVTNGQVKEMGEEMMEKLKV